In the genome of Streptomyces sp. NBC_00190, one region contains:
- the traB gene encoding plasmid transfer protein TraB has translation MSRTQTEEQQYDVQLRNAQGDGGGVGEYLLHRAKPHLPPWLAGVGTGLASLPAHYFWNGEAGVTAGLTLASVALTGLTWWAGRNTTQQRRLHSAVTVAAASTWFTAASIAGPSAGPLGELYFIGAPALALSWNIRQILRRNVDGGGTTDGGFLEKVGLAKTQVVRSEVGPNKASFDLQLPRGELTSSDVSKNLERIAGALDVPKTAVRMMESADSASRVTLTVVPLDLLKNTVPCPGPSHPGGSIADPVVVGIYEDGTEAVIYFPGDPAAARNAAHFLVMGMTGSGKSEGGLTALAEVLTRRDVIVWASDPAKAEQTLGPLLPAIDWAALDMASTKAMVEALRAAIPVRTAWLAKYGYKQWEPACAEVQADGAPGMPYLVAWFEEAAKTIREIDDDVFTGIAQEARSAGVSLVVSMQRASGNQVSTDTRASLGSSWCHGVRTEGDARFALDDDVLDAGAAPHVWKDKKPGYSYLVANGVPETFWATPLRDYLSGTDYLTWVVLAFADTRASVDPVTAGAAARTVDRAFTARTRHPLPGTADEPEDVDMHDGDDPDEDDDFDEEEYDGRALAVVDEDDDEGEFVDPEEELPEVEHVVEFAQRPPDVPQVKLTAAEARAAMEEILEEFEDEGLDMVGPADFMAHCDRHGRSRSWVSGQVAAFVMAGRLAETNEVGRYRIVPYRVAA, from the coding sequence ATGTCCCGAACACAGACCGAGGAGCAGCAGTACGACGTGCAGCTGCGCAACGCCCAGGGCGACGGGGGCGGGGTCGGCGAGTACCTGCTGCACCGTGCGAAGCCGCACCTTCCCCCGTGGCTTGCCGGGGTCGGCACGGGCCTGGCCTCCCTGCCCGCCCACTACTTCTGGAACGGCGAGGCCGGTGTCACGGCCGGCCTCACCCTCGCCTCCGTCGCACTGACGGGCCTGACGTGGTGGGCCGGACGCAACACCACCCAGCAGCGGCGCCTCCACTCCGCCGTCACCGTCGCCGCCGCATCCACGTGGTTCACGGCGGCCTCGATCGCAGGGCCGTCAGCGGGGCCGCTGGGGGAGCTGTACTTCATCGGCGCACCCGCGCTCGCGTTGTCGTGGAACATCCGGCAGATCCTGCGCCGCAACGTCGACGGAGGCGGAACCACAGACGGCGGGTTCCTGGAGAAAGTCGGGCTGGCCAAGACCCAGGTGGTGCGCTCGGAAGTCGGCCCCAACAAGGCGTCCTTCGATCTCCAGCTTCCGCGCGGTGAGCTGACCAGCAGCGACGTCTCGAAGAACCTGGAGCGCATCGCCGGAGCCCTGGATGTTCCCAAGACCGCGGTCCGGATGATGGAGAGCGCGGACTCGGCGTCCCGGGTCACGCTCACCGTGGTGCCGCTGGACCTGCTCAAGAACACCGTGCCGTGCCCCGGGCCGTCCCACCCAGGCGGGTCGATCGCGGACCCGGTCGTTGTCGGCATCTACGAGGACGGCACTGAAGCGGTCATCTACTTCCCCGGCGACCCGGCCGCGGCCCGGAATGCGGCGCACTTCCTGGTCATGGGGATGACCGGCTCCGGCAAGAGTGAGGGCGGCCTCACTGCCCTCGCCGAAGTCCTGACCCGCCGGGACGTGATCGTCTGGGCGTCCGACCCCGCGAAGGCGGAACAGACCCTCGGGCCGCTGCTCCCGGCGATCGACTGGGCCGCCCTCGACATGGCCTCCACCAAAGCCATGGTCGAAGCACTCCGCGCTGCCATCCCCGTCCGGACGGCGTGGCTGGCCAAGTACGGCTACAAGCAGTGGGAACCCGCGTGCGCCGAAGTCCAGGCCGACGGAGCCCCCGGCATGCCGTACCTGGTGGCCTGGTTCGAAGAGGCCGCCAAGACGATCCGCGAGATCGACGACGATGTGTTCACCGGCATCGCCCAGGAAGCCCGCTCCGCCGGCGTCTCCCTCGTCGTCTCCATGCAGCGCGCCTCCGGCAACCAAGTCAGCACGGACACCCGCGCCTCCCTCGGATCCTCCTGGTGCCACGGCGTCCGCACCGAAGGCGACGCCCGCTTCGCCCTCGACGACGACGTCCTCGACGCCGGGGCGGCGCCGCACGTGTGGAAGGACAAGAAGCCCGGCTACAGCTACCTCGTCGCCAACGGCGTCCCCGAGACGTTCTGGGCCACCCCGCTCCGCGACTACCTGAGCGGCACCGACTACCTGACCTGGGTAGTCCTCGCCTTCGCCGACACCCGGGCCTCCGTCGACCCCGTCACCGCCGGGGCCGCGGCGCGGACCGTCGACCGGGCCTTCACCGCCCGCACCCGCCACCCCCTGCCCGGCACCGCTGACGAGCCGGAGGACGTCGACATGCACGACGGAGACGACCCGGACGAGGACGACGACTTCGACGAGGAGGAGTACGACGGCCGGGCGCTGGCGGTCGTCGACGAGGACGACGACGAGGGGGAGTTCGTGGACCCGGAAGAGGAGCTGCCGGAAGTCGAGCACGTCGTCGAGTTCGCCCAGCGTCCCCCGGACGTCCCTCAGGTCAAGCTCACCGCCGCGGAAGCCCGGGCGGCAATGGAAGAGATCTTGGAGGAGTTCGAGGACGAGGGCCTCGACATGGTCGGCCCGGCGGACTTCATGGCCCACTGCGACCGCCACGGCCGCTCCCGTTCCTGGGTCTCCGGACAGGTCGCCGCGTTCGTCATGGCGGGTCGTCTCGCCGAGACGAACGAGGTCGGCCGCTACCGGATCGTGCCGTACCGGGTGGCGGCCTGA